In Terriglobia bacterium, the following proteins share a genomic window:
- a CDS encoding VWA domain-containing protein — MRLNHMSSTRLLGIVLVLALGCGLGLAQTQPGTLLPKPATLAQPAPTTNAMATGLGGDDNPQGPIHVFRSRSDEVNVIFTVTDKHGKFVKDLKQKQFTILDNNLPPREIKTFEAETDLPLRVGLLIDASNSIRDKFQFEQNAAIAFLRQVVRPQTDRAFVLAFDEVMDVTQDYTNDLDKLGKGVKVIRPGGGTAMWDAVYLASRDKLMKEHADTATGTVRKAIILVSDGDDNQSRFTRQEAIEMAQRAGVIVYAISTNLNNILDSGDHNLKQLAEATGGRAFFPSKLHDLTDSFRAIQEELRSQYSVSYKPEHFDANGQFRPITILAENKKFRVRAKKGYFVPRQ; from the coding sequence ATGCGATTGAATCACATGTCTTCCACTCGACTTCTTGGGATTGTGCTGGTGCTGGCCCTGGGGTGCGGCCTGGGTCTGGCGCAGACCCAACCGGGAACCCTGCTGCCGAAACCGGCGACTCTGGCCCAGCCAGCGCCAACAACCAACGCCATGGCCACAGGCCTGGGCGGGGACGATAATCCGCAGGGACCAATCCACGTTTTCCGCAGCCGCTCGGATGAAGTCAACGTGATCTTCACCGTGACCGACAAGCACGGCAAGTTTGTGAAAGACCTGAAGCAGAAACAGTTCACCATCCTGGACAACAACCTGCCCCCGCGGGAAATCAAGACCTTTGAAGCCGAGACCGACCTGCCATTGCGCGTCGGCCTGCTGATTGATGCCAGCAATTCCATTCGCGACAAGTTCCAGTTTGAGCAGAACGCGGCCATCGCCTTCCTGCGCCAGGTGGTCCGTCCGCAGACCGACCGGGCCTTTGTTCTGGCCTTTGACGAAGTCATGGACGTGACCCAGGACTACACCAATGACCTGGACAAACTGGGCAAGGGCGTAAAAGTGATCCGTCCCGGCGGCGGCACCGCCATGTGGGACGCCGTGTACCTTGCTTCGCGCGACAAGCTGATGAAAGAACACGCTGACACAGCGACCGGCACGGTGCGCAAAGCCATCATTCTGGTCTCTGACGGCGACGATAACCAGAGCCGCTTTACCCGCCAGGAAGCTATCGAAATGGCGCAGCGCGCCGGCGTGATCGTCTACGCCATCAGCACCAACCTCAACAACATTCTGGATAGCGGAGACCACAACCTGAAACAACTGGCGGAAGCCACCGGCGGACGGGCGTTCTTTCCTTCCAAGTTGCACGATCTGACCGACTCCTTCCGCGCCATTCAGGAAGAGCTTCGCAGCCAGTATTCGGTTTCCTACAAGCCGGAACACTTTGACGCCAACGGCCAGTTCCGGCCGATCACCATCCTGGCGGAGAACAAGAAGTTCCGCGTCCGGGCAAAAAAGGGCTACTTCGTTCCCCGGCAATAA
- a CDS encoding VWA domain-containing protein — MRVLSAFFVFVVASCIGQAQQPSQSPSGVAVSGDGIPKIVVRTDEVNVIFTVTDKHGKFVKDLGASQFRVLDNNLPPRQVVHFQAETDLPLRVGLLIDASNSIRDRFQFEQQAATEFLQQIIRPKSDRAFVLAFDEIPDVTQDFTNDLDKLTRGIKVIQPGGGTALWDAIYVACRDHLMKQPETSVVRRAIILVSDGDDNQSRVLRSEAIEMAQKAGVIVYAISTNLTDPHAKGDENLKMLANETGGRAFFPFKLSDVADAFHDVQEELRSQYSLSYKPDRFEANGQFRTIQIVMADKKLRVRAKKGYYVPKM, encoded by the coding sequence ATGAGAGTTCTCAGCGCATTTTTCGTTTTCGTTGTCGCGAGCTGCATAGGTCAGGCGCAGCAGCCATCACAATCGCCCTCCGGCGTGGCGGTGTCGGGCGATGGTATCCCCAAGATCGTGGTCCGCACCGACGAAGTCAACGTGATCTTCACCGTGACCGATAAGCACGGCAAATTCGTCAAAGACCTGGGCGCCAGCCAGTTCAGGGTCCTGGACAACAACCTGCCGCCGCGGCAAGTGGTCCACTTTCAGGCCGAAACCGACCTGCCGCTGCGCGTGGGCCTGCTGATTGACGCCAGCAACTCCATCCGCGACCGCTTCCAGTTTGAGCAGCAGGCGGCCACCGAATTTCTGCAGCAGATCATCCGGCCCAAGAGCGACCGCGCCTTTGTGCTGGCCTTTGACGAAATCCCCGACGTCACCCAGGACTTCACCAACGATCTGGACAAGCTCACGCGGGGCATCAAGGTGATCCAGCCGGGCGGCGGCACCGCGCTGTGGGACGCCATCTACGTCGCCTGCCGCGACCACCTGATGAAGCAGCCGGAAACCAGCGTGGTGCGCCGGGCCATCATCCTGGTCTCTGACGGCGATGACAACCAGAGCCGCGTGCTTCGCTCGGAGGCCATTGAGATGGCGCAGAAGGCGGGGGTCATCGTTTATGCCATCAGCACCAACCTCACCGACCCGCACGCCAAGGGCGACGAGAACCTGAAAATGCTGGCCAATGAGACCGGCGGCCGGGCCTTCTTCCCCTTCAAGCTGTCCGACGTGGCCGACGCCTTCCACGACGTCCAGGAAGAACTGCGCAGCCAGTATTCGCTGTCCTATAAGCCGGACCGCTTTGAAGCCAACGGCCAGTTCCGCACCATCCAGATCGTCATGGCGGACAAGAAGCTGCGCGTCCGCGCCAAGAAGGGCTACTACGTGCCGAAGATGTGA